The sequence below is a genomic window from Oscillospiraceae bacterium.
GTTCGGGGTACAACATACGCACGATGACAGCACAGCCCTCGGCGCGTGTCAGCAGCCCTTCGCTGTCAAAGATGAACCCGGGCCGGCCCGTCATGACCCCTTTGGTGTAGACGTCGGAGATGTGGACGCGGCAGGTGTGACAGTTCGGGAAATCCGTCAGCCGATCGGCCGGAGAGACGTCGTTTTCCGCCTCCTCCCCGTACAGGCGCTGGAGACCCAGGGCGGCGATCCGGGCGGCGTCGCCCCGCTTCAGCGGTCTGGCGCCAACGGCGATGTCGGCAGGCTCCAAAACGCCCTGCCGCAGCGCCAGATCGAGGTAACCGGAGGCCCAACCCGCTCCGGCCGGCGCTTGGTCGCCATAACGGCTTCGGACGATGATCGCGACAAACTGCTCCAGCCGCATCGTCTCATTCGGGTGAAACAGTCCGTCCGGCATCCCCGCGACATAGCGGAGGCCCGCCAGCGTCTGCACGGCGTCCCGCGCCCAGTGGTCGTCTATGTCGGTAAA
It includes:
- a CDS encoding S-layer homology domain-containing protein, with translation MKRSVFWRRAVGLAAAFCLLAGGLAGYAVEDRTFTDIDDHWARDAVQTLAGLRYVAGMPDGLFHPNETMRLEQFVAIIVRSRYGDQAPAGAGWASGYLDLALRQGVLEPADIAVGARPLKRGDAARIAALGLQRLYGEEAENDVSPADRLTDFPNCHTCRVHISDVYTKGVMTGRPGFIFDSEGLLTRAEGCAVIVRMLYPERRIPPPPAEDGAADDTEEADTADALITPELVREIQQTDSAAVVVDVRNQDERDKGYIPGSILIPLAALKEAGAAQLPDKESVIVVYCQSGGRSAQAKEFLESLGYLRVYDMGGVGRWPYALEGAR